A stretch of DNA from Bacteroidales bacterium:
TTTTCTAATAGCTTTGTTTACAATGGCTTTTATAGTTAGTTGTAATACAAAAAGTAACGAAACAATGGATAAAAAAGATTTTATTCAAGCAAGTACGGTGGAGCGAGTGACTCAAACTCTTTTGAAATCGCATGGCGATGCCTGTAAATTTAGAGTTGAAAAAGGTATTTCCCAAGTTGCTGACCTTTGGATAGAGTCTGACGGCTCGGAAGCTGACTTTGAGGAGTTTTGCAGGACCTATTTTGTGGCAGATCCCGCCGAGTTAGACAAGTTGTACAACAGATTAGAGCGTAACTTTGAGATTATCAGCGGTAAACTGCATCAGGTAGATGTGCTGTTAAAAGAGCCAGTGCAGATGACCGGAATAGAGAGTTCGCCCGTAGATGTGCTGTTTGCAGGATACGACATATCTGCGCACGTCAGTGAAGATTTTTATAATAATAAAATCGCATTGATTACAGCATTAAACTTTCCGTTCTATTCACTTGAAGAGAAGACTACACTTGGAGAAAATTGGACACGTAAGCAGTGGGCATTTGCGCGTATGGGAGACCAATATATTTCACGCATTCCTGCATCAATTATTCAAGAAGCATCTCAAACGCTTTCAGATGCAGACAATTACATCTCAGCTTACAATATTTTTATGGGAAATCTGCTAAACGAAGAAGGTAAAATGTTGTTTCCTGCTGATATGAAGCTTATTACCCACTGGGGATTACGCGATGAGTTGAAATCCAACTATGCCGATGCTGAAAACGGATTGGAAAAACAGGAGATGATCTACACTGTAATGAAGCGTATCATAGACCAATCTATTCCAAGTCAGGTGATTAACAGCGGAGAGTTTATGTGGAATCCGATTTCCAATAAAATTTATCAAAATGGTGAAGAGGTACAGGCAACTCCCGAAGCTGATGTACGATATGAAACACTGCTGAAAAACTTCAAGGTAACAAAGGCTTATGATACCTATTCGTCACATTATCCGAATGCTATATCACGTAATTTCGACCGAACGACTGAAATTCCGGTAGATGACGTGAAAAAACTCTTTACAACGTTGCTCTCTTCTCCGCAGGTAAAAGAGGTGGCAACTATTATCAAAAGCAGATTAGGACGCGATTTGCGACCATACGATATTTGGTACAATGGCTTTAAAGCTCGCGGTACAATGTCGGAAGAGGAGTTAAATAAAATTACTTCGAAGAAATATCCCACGCCGATGGCACTCGAAAAAGACCTGCCAAATATTTTAGTAAAATTGGGCTGGAAACCCGAAAAAGCCAAAGAGATAGCCAATTTGGTACAAGTCGATCCTTCTGTTGGTGCAGGACACGCTTGGGGTGCGGTAATGCGTGGAGATAAAGCTCGCTTGCGTACCCGAATTGGCGAAAATGGTATGGATTATAAAGGTTATAATATTGCTGTACACGAGTTTGGACATAACGTAGAACAGACTATCACGCTCTACGATGTGGATTACTGGATGTTAAATGGAGTGCCCAATACGGCATTTACCGAAGCGGTGGCGTTTGTGTTCCAAAAACGTGATATGGAGTTACTCGGTTTTGAGGATGTTAATTCTGATGCAGACGCTTATTTGGCATTGGATAATTTCTGGTCATGCTACGAGATAATGGGCGTTGCTCTTGTCGATATTGCTGCTTGGGAGTGGATGTATGCCAATCCTAACGTTACTCCTGCACAGTTGAAAGAAGCCGTTATCAATGAGGCTAAAAAGGTGTGGAACGAGTATTATGCCGGTATCCTCGGCGATAAAGATGAGCCTATTTTGGGGATCTATTCACATATGATTGATTATCCGCTCTATTTATCGAACTATCCGATTGGGCATCTGATTTCGTTTCAAGTAGAGCAAGCCATGAAAGGCAAAAATATGGCTGACGAAATACAAAGGATGTACACACAAGGACGTATTGTTCCACAACTTTGGATGAAAAATGCTGTGGGTACGGAAATTTCTACTGAGCCGTTGCTGAAGGCTGTGGATGAGGCGATAGCAAAATTAGGAAGTTCGAAATGATAGGCATGAAGATTTGATATTGTGAACACTCCCGATAACTCGGGAGTTCGTTCACTTATTCAAAATTGCAACTTTACAATAGTTCCTTTTCTATAAAATGTTGCAATCGGTACAATAACATACAAACGCAGTTTAACTTTTTAATCCAAACACAACAAATGCAGTCAAGGAACACAAATAAGAAACAACGCTCTTTAGGGCTTAAGGTCTTGATTTTAACATCATTACTGGTAATTTTTATTATTATTGCTTTTCTGGGATTTTTCTTTTGGGCAAAATCCAGCACAATTGAGCAATCGGAGTATAATACTCTATATCAGGCATCTGGAATGCACGGCGAGACACAAACAGATAGCGTTTTGGTCGTAGCCACGTACAATATTGGTTACCTGTCGGGTATGACCAACAATCTTCCCGTGCGCCCCACACGTGACTTCTATTTAAACAATGAAAAGCGAGTTATACAAGCACTAAGCGAATTAGACGCTGATATTATTGGTTTTCAGGAAATTGACTTTGATAGTCGCCGTTCGTATTACACCAATCAAGCTACAATGATATGCGACTCGTTGTTTGCCTATGGTGCTTTTGCCGTCAACTGGGATAAGCGTTATGTGCCTTTCCCTTTTTTGCCTTTCAAAGTGCATTTTGGCAAAATGCTTTCGGGGCAAGCTGTTATGAGCAAATATTCTATTGCTAACCAACAAGTACACCAATTGGAAAGAGTTCAGAGCAAGCCCTATTTTTACAGAGCTATCTACTTAGATCGCCTGGCGCAGGTGGTTACAATAAATCACCCTGTAAAGCCAATAGTTGTTATTAATCTGCACGCAGAGGCATTTGATGCGCAAACTCGCAGCCGACAGTTAGATGTTGTATATAAGCTGTTTTGGGAGTTAGAAAAGGATTTTGCTGTAATTCTCTTGGGCGATTTCAATTCCGACCCCAAAGTTGCTGATGCTGAAATAAATATCTTTCTAAACGATAATAGATTGGTTGCCTGTGCATTCGACACAAATAACGTAATGTCTGCACACAACACATTCCCGTTCGACAATCCCAACGAACGCTTAGATTACATCTTTTTCAACTCACAACGTTTCGAGCTAATAGACTCGCGAATTACCACGGAGTTTGGTGATATATCAGACCATTTGCCTTGTGTTGCTACGTTGAAATTTAAATAGGGGTATTATGGTAGCAAAATATTAACGTGTTATAGGGGATATTTCGTTGTCAATAAACAAATAATAATTGAATAGTTTTCAAATTACCCCATCTGCCTATTACCAAAATATCGTTTAGTAATAAAATAGACAGGATAATACGAGACAAAATATCCAATTGCAATTACTGTGGCAAAAATCATCAGAAAATCTATTCCCATCATTTTTACGGGGTAGGCATCAATAAGTAGTTCTCCCGAAACATTTATTTTTATCAGTTCAAACTGCTGTTGAACCCAACAAATTGTGTATCCGATAGCCATTCCTGCGAGTGCTCCAAACAGTGTAATTAAAAAACCTTCGTACAAAAACACTCGTTTTATTGATTTTAATTCGGCTCCAAGTACCCGAAATGTTTGTGAGTCCTCTTTTTTATCGATAATCAACATCATCAACGAGCCGATTATTGTAAACGAAGCAATTAACAGTATAAATGAAAGAATTGCAAATATTATCCATTTTTCGGCTTGCGTGACTTTGTACAGAAACTCGTGTTGCTCTATCCGTGTTTTTACGGTGTAATCGTTGCCAATAGCAGATTTTATCTCTTTTTGCACATCAGCAATATTGTAGTTATCCTCAACTTTTACCTCAAACGAAGTAACTAAGCTATCAGCCTGAAATAGTTCAGACACATAGGAATATGGCATTATAACATATTTGGAGTCAATATCGCTTTGTATGGCAAATATTCCAGTTGCGAACATATAGTTCGACACAAAGGCATCAGCTACATTTATCTCACGTGATGATGTTTTCTTAGGTGCATAAAAATTCATAGCCTGAATAAAATGTAAGCCCAACCCAATATTATAAGAGAGTTCACGACCAACTACGCAAAAATTAGTAGTGTCGTAAGCAGTGAATATTGATCCATCAATAAGCATTGAGTCAACGCCACTAACGTCCCACCAATCTTTCTCAACTCCCTTTAAACGAGCAGGATGAGTGCGTTCGTCGTATCTAATCAGGGCGTTATCTTCATATATGCGACTAACTTTTTTAACCCCTTCAATACTTGTTAACATCCTATAAGTCTGGTCATAAGCAGGCATTGTTTTGCCTACAGCTCGTTCAATTTTCAAATCGGGGTCAAAGCTCCCGAAAAGAGTTTTAACAAAGTCGTCGAAACCATTAAAAACCGACAGCACAATAACTAAAGCCATTGTTCCAATTGCCACCCCTACAACCGAAATAGTGGTTATAATGTTTACTATATTCTTTCGTTTTCGTGAGAAAAAATAGCGTTTGGCAATAAAAAACTCAAACTTCATGGCTTATTTCTTTAGCAAATCGTCAATTCTTTCGATATAGTCTAAGCTGTCGTCAATAAAAAAAGTTAATTCGGGCACTATTCGCATCTGTTTACCTATTCGTTTCCCAAGTTCATAGCGGATTTTTGAGCTACTTTTAGTAACTTTTTCTAATACAGCCTCTTTGTCTTTGACAGGAAACACACTTAAATAAACCCTTGCTTTACTTAAATCGGGCGTAATGCGAACGGTTGTAACAGTAAACATCACTCCCGGATAAATCTCAGGTCCCATTCGTGAAAAAATCTCGCCTAAATCGCGGGATAATAAACTTCTGATTCTCAATATTCTTTGCGATTCCTGATTGTCTCTTCTCATGTAGTTGTGATTTTTTGTAGCTTTAAATAATCAGCAAATTACTCAATATTTTAATAATACCGTCTGCAAAAATAGAGATAACTTTTTACAATTTTTCTATTACTTAAAAAGAGATTATCTTTATCACTCTAATTTAACCCATTGCTATATGCGAAAGATTGTCATTGCCATATTATCGGTTCTTCTGTTTATATCTGCTGGTTTAGGTATTTACTATTACCATTTTCACAAAACTAAACAGTCATCAGTTTCAATACCAGTTGTTTATACAACTTTACAATGTTCGGCGAGGTCTGATTTTGGTATCCTAACCAACTTATATCAGCCCTTAAATACCTTCTTAGGTGCGATATCAAACAATAAATTTTTAGACAGTTTGTACAATACAACCGATTTTGTTATCGAAATACATTCTAATACCGATAACAATAAACTCTATCCCGTTTTATGGTTTTTAAGGGAAGGTCTGGCTGAGCAATTTAGCAAGGAGTTTTCGCAAAATCTGACAGATAATCAAACGGTATTTGAAATTGTTGACAATGCAAACAATAAATTGTTCTATTATAACACCATGAAATACACGGCAATATCAACTACCGCCGATGTGTTGGAGAAAATACCGGTTACCTATTTGCCTAAACAGCAAGATAACACTTTTACTCAAGACAAAAACTCGTACACTATTAATATATCAGGCGATATTTTCCCAAGATTGGATAATATCAAAGATATTTTACCTCCTTTTACCTCGTTTTATATCCCTATCGACACTTTGACGGGGATAGTTAATGCGTATGATAATAAACTCCTTATGCGTTTCTACTCCATTAATAGTAGCGAACGCATTAATATATGGAAAAACATTTCCCCATCGAACACCCATTTTACAAGATACATACCCAAAGGAGTCGTATATTTCGAGGCGTACAGTTTCAACAGTTTTCCCGATTTGTTTAATCGAATGCAACAATTGCCACCCAAGAAGTCTGATTTAGAGCAATATACAGCACAATATCAGATTTCACCCGCCGACACCATGTCTAATTTTATTGACAGTTGGATATGGACAGGTGCAATCGACTATTTAGAAACAGGTGAATATGAGCCAATTGCAGGCATCTGCGTTTCCGATACCATAAAAAGCAATTTGCTGTTAAATGAGAATACCACCAAATTGGCAGGCGAGAAACTCTCTGTACGCAACTCAAAAAAAACTATTAATATCCGACAATTAACTACCGACAACTATTTCAGGCACATTTTTCCGTCCACTACGGTCGATTCTGATACGGTTTACGTGCTTTCGTACTCCAATCATATTTGGTTAGCGTTGTCCGTAAAAGCCCTTAGACACGCTTGGGGAGCCTATGTCAGCAAATATACCGTTGATATTGATAATAGTTTAATCAACAGTTCATACCATTATTATAGGAATATTAAAAAGTCCAGGGCGTCAATATCGGCAACTGATAACAGTCCGCAAGCACTGTTTCTCAGGAATATTTTTCAAGACAATAAGCAACTAGATCATCTGTTATTTCAGTCTGATTTCTCAATTTCTCCTAGTTCTGGTACATTTATTATATGGTAGATATATAATTATTGCTATTTTTTTCAGGTTGTATTCTTTTGCAAATCAATTAATTGATAAATTTTCTCCCATAAAATTTTCAAAAATTTGTTTCAAAGATTTGTTTAGTAATTAATAAAGTTCTACTTTTGTACCCGCTTTTGAAAGGAGCAATCTTTAAATCGAGGCGAGGAAATTTGATACGAAGAGAGATTTATTAATAATTCAAGATTATTTTCGAAGTATTTTTTAAATAATTTGGATTGTATTGTTAAAAGTTGTTATCTTTGTGTCCGCTTTCTTTAAAAAACAGATATTTATTGTAAGGCAAAATATACGCACTAAGTTTTTCATATAACTTTAGATTTAGTGTGAAGTTCTATGACATCGTTGGAGAAATGTTATTTAGCACCAAAGATTCTTTTGAGAACAATATTATTGTGACTCGATTAAAGGATTGAGTTACAGGAACGAACAATTACAATGG
This window harbors:
- a CDS encoding endonuclease/exonuclease/phosphatase, which encodes MQSRNTNKKQRSLGLKVLILTSLLVIFIIIAFLGFFFWAKSSTIEQSEYNTLYQASGMHGETQTDSVLVVATYNIGYLSGMTNNLPVRPTRDFYLNNEKRVIQALSELDADIIGFQEIDFDSRRSYYTNQATMICDSLFAYGAFAVNWDKRYVPFPFLPFKVHFGKMLSGQAVMSKYSIANQQVHQLERVQSKPYFYRAIYLDRLAQVVTINHPVKPIVVINLHAEAFDAQTRSRQLDVVYKLFWELEKDFAVILLGDFNSDPKVADAEINIFLNDNRLVACAFDTNNVMSAHNTFPFDNPNERLDYIFFNSQRFELIDSRITTEFGDISDHLPCVATLKFK
- a CDS encoding FtsX-like permease family protein → MKFEFFIAKRYFFSRKRKNIVNIITTISVVGVAIGTMALVIVLSVFNGFDDFVKTLFGSFDPDLKIERAVGKTMPAYDQTYRMLTSIEGVKKVSRIYEDNALIRYDERTHPARLKGVEKDWWDVSGVDSMLIDGSIFTAYDTTNFCVVGRELSYNIGLGLHFIQAMNFYAPKKTSSREINVADAFVSNYMFATGIFAIQSDIDSKYVIMPYSYVSELFQADSLVTSFEVKVEDNYNIADVQKEIKSAIGNDYTVKTRIEQHEFLYKVTQAEKWIIFAILSFILLIASFTIIGSLMMLIIDKKEDSQTFRVLGAELKSIKRVFLYEGFLITLFGALAGMAIGYTICWVQQQFELIKINVSGELLIDAYPVKMMGIDFLMIFATVIAIGYFVSYYPVYFITKRYFGNRQMG
- the rbfA gene encoding 30S ribosome-binding factor RbfA, translated to MRRDNQESQRILRIRSLLSRDLGEIFSRMGPEIYPGVMFTVTTVRITPDLSKARVYLSVFPVKDKEAVLEKVTKSSSKIRYELGKRIGKQMRIVPELTFFIDDSLDYIERIDDLLKK